A window from Mesorhizobium sp. WSM2240 encodes these proteins:
- the gcl gene encoding glyoxylate carboligase, whose amino-acid sequence MARMRAVDAAVLVLEKEGIDCAFGVPGAAINPFYSALKARGTIRHILARHVEGASHMAEGYTRAKAGNIGLCVGTSGPAGTDMITGLYSAAADSIPILCITGQAPRARLNKEDFQAVDIAAIAAPVSKWAVMVMEPYLVPMALQKAFYLMRSGRPGPVLIDLPVDVQLAEIEFDIDAYEPLAVHKPAMSRLQAEKTLAMLNAAERPLIVAGGGVINADASDLLIEFAEITGVPVIPTLMGWGAIPDDHRLMAGMCGLQTSHRYGNATMLASDFVLGIGNRWANRHTGSVETYTAGRKFVHVDIEPTQIGRVFAPDLGVVSDAGEALKMLLDVATEWKTAGKLHDWSGWARECQQRKKTMNRKTHFDQIPMKPQRVYEEMNEAFGRDTCYVTTIGLSQIAGAQFLHVFKPRNWINCGQAGPLGWTLPAALGVRAADPDRTIVALSGDYDFQFMIEELAVGAQHKLPYIHVVVNNAYLGLIRQAQRNFSMDFEVSLSFENINRAGDSEAGYGVDHVAVAEAMGCKAIRVKKPEECAAAFAEAERLMNEHQVPVVVEFILERVTNISMGTEIDKIVEFEELAERNEDAPTAIAMLD is encoded by the coding sequence ATGGCCAGGATGCGCGCCGTCGATGCGGCGGTTCTCGTTCTCGAAAAAGAGGGCATCGATTGCGCGTTCGGCGTGCCGGGCGCCGCGATCAACCCGTTCTATTCGGCGCTGAAGGCGCGCGGCACGATCCGCCACATACTGGCGCGTCATGTCGAGGGCGCCTCGCACATGGCCGAAGGCTACACCCGCGCTAAAGCCGGCAATATCGGCCTGTGCGTCGGCACCTCCGGGCCGGCCGGCACCGACATGATCACCGGCCTCTATTCGGCCGCCGCAGATTCCATCCCGATATTGTGCATCACCGGCCAGGCGCCGCGCGCCCGGTTGAACAAAGAGGATTTTCAGGCCGTCGACATCGCGGCAATCGCAGCGCCCGTTTCGAAATGGGCGGTGATGGTGATGGAGCCCTACCTGGTGCCGATGGCGCTGCAAAAGGCGTTTTACCTCATGCGCTCCGGGCGGCCGGGGCCGGTGCTGATCGACCTGCCGGTCGACGTCCAGCTTGCCGAGATCGAATTCGACATTGATGCCTATGAACCGCTGGCCGTCCACAAGCCTGCAATGTCGCGGCTCCAGGCGGAAAAGACGCTCGCGATGCTGAATGCGGCGGAGCGCCCGTTGATCGTGGCCGGCGGCGGCGTCATCAATGCCGATGCGTCGGATCTGCTGATCGAGTTTGCCGAAATCACCGGCGTTCCTGTCATTCCGACCTTGATGGGCTGGGGCGCGATCCCCGACGACCACCGGCTGATGGCCGGCATGTGCGGACTGCAGACCTCGCACCGCTACGGCAACGCCACAATGCTTGCCTCCGATTTCGTGCTCGGCATCGGCAATCGCTGGGCCAACCGCCACACCGGCTCGGTCGAGACCTACACCGCCGGCCGCAAATTCGTCCACGTCGACATCGAGCCGACGCAGATCGGCCGCGTCTTCGCGCCGGATCTCGGCGTCGTCTCCGATGCCGGGGAGGCGCTGAAGATGCTGCTCGACGTCGCAACCGAATGGAAAACGGCGGGCAAACTGCACGACTGGAGCGGCTGGGCCAGGGAGTGCCAGCAGCGCAAGAAAACCATGAATCGCAAGACGCATTTCGACCAGATCCCAATGAAGCCGCAGCGCGTCTATGAGGAGATGAACGAGGCTTTCGGGCGCGACACCTGCTACGTCACCACGATCGGCCTCAGTCAGATCGCCGGTGCGCAGTTCCTGCATGTGTTCAAGCCGCGCAACTGGATCAATTGCGGCCAGGCCGGCCCGCTCGGCTGGACCTTGCCGGCAGCGCTAGGCGTGCGCGCCGCCGATCCGGACCGAACGATCGTTGCGCTGTCGGGCGACTATGATTTCCAGTTCATGATCGAGGAACTGGCGGTCGGCGCACAACATAAGCTGCCCTACATCCATGTCGTCGTGAACAACGCTTATCTCGGGCTGATTCGCCAGGCGCAGCGCAACTTCTCGATGGATTTCGAGGTCAGCCTGTCCTTCGAGAACATCAATCGGGCGGGCGATTCCGAAGCCGGCTACGGCGTCGATCATGTCGCCGTCGCCGAAGCCATGGGCTGCAAGGCGATCCGGGTGAAGAAGCCGGAAGAGTGCGCGGCAGCATTCGCCGAGGCGGAAAGGCTGATGAACGAGCATCAGGTTCCGGTGGTGGTAGAGTTTATACTCGAACGCGTCACCAACATTTCCATGGGCACGGAAATCGACAAGATCGTTGAATTCGAAGAGCTTGCCGAGCGCAATGAAGACGCGCCGACAGCCATCGCCATGCTCGATTGA
- the otnI gene encoding 2-oxo-tetronate isomerase, translating into MPKFSANLSMLFGEHDFLDRFDAAARAGFKGVEYIGPYDYEPETVAARLSKNGLAQVLFNLPPGDWGRGERGIAILPDRVGEFRKGVDTAITYAKALGCGQVNCLAGIVPEGAERDALEDIFVENLKFAAEKLEKEDIKLLIEPINTHDIPGFFLNNSSQALAIMSRVGSGNIFLQYDIYHMQIMEGDLARTIEANLDRIAHIQLADNPGRHEPGTGEINYPFLYKHLDRIGYSGWVGAEYKPKAGTVEGLGWLRQASKSAENVAA; encoded by the coding sequence ATGCCGAAATTTTCTGCCAACCTCTCAATGCTCTTTGGCGAGCACGATTTCCTGGACCGGTTTGATGCCGCTGCCCGGGCGGGTTTCAAGGGTGTCGAATATATCGGGCCATACGATTACGAGCCGGAGACGGTTGCCGCGCGACTTTCGAAGAACGGGCTCGCCCAGGTGCTGTTCAACCTGCCGCCCGGCGACTGGGGCAGGGGCGAGCGCGGCATCGCTATTCTGCCGGATCGTGTCGGCGAGTTCCGCAAGGGGGTCGATACGGCGATCACCTACGCCAAGGCGCTCGGCTGCGGGCAGGTCAATTGCCTGGCCGGAATAGTCCCGGAAGGCGCGGAGCGTGATGCGCTTGAGGACATCTTCGTTGAAAACCTGAAATTCGCGGCTGAAAAGCTTGAAAAAGAAGACATAAAGCTGCTGATCGAGCCGATCAATACCCACGATATTCCGGGCTTTTTCCTGAACAATTCGAGCCAGGCGCTGGCGATCATGAGTCGCGTCGGCTCAGGGAATATTTTCCTGCAATACGATATCTACCACATGCAAATCATGGAGGGGGATCTCGCCCGTACTATCGAGGCAAACCTCGACCGCATCGCGCATATCCAGCTTGCGGACAATCCCGGCCGGCACGAGCCGGGGACGGGCGAGATCAACTATCCTTTCCTCTACAAGCACCTCGACCGCATCGGCTACTCCGGCTGGGTGGGCGCGGAATACAAGCCGAAGGCAGGGACGGTGGAAGGGCTGGGCTGGCTCCGCCAGGCGTCTAAATCCGCTGAAAACGTAGCCGCCTGA
- a CDS encoding 2-hydroxy-3-oxopropionate reductase: protein MEKIGFIGLGIMGAPMAGHLLDAGYTVISSEHRKPLPSELVAKGLKAVKGHDAVAQAADIIITMVPDTPQVAEVLFGEKGVAEGLSPGKLVIDMSSISPIKTKEFANEINVLGCDYLDAPVSGGEVGARAASLTIMVGGEEKAFERARQVFEKMGKNITLVGPNGVGQTTKVANQIVVALTIEAVAEALVFASKAGADPAKVRQALMGGLAASRILEVHGERMVKRTFAPGFRIELHQKDLNLALEGAKTLGVALPNTSTTQQLFNSCVANGGAKEDHSALVRALERLAGHEVCA from the coding sequence ATGGAAAAGATCGGCTTTATCGGATTGGGCATTATGGGCGCTCCAATGGCGGGGCATCTGCTCGACGCGGGCTACACGGTCATCTCCAGCGAGCATCGCAAGCCGCTGCCGAGCGAGCTTGTCGCCAAGGGGCTGAAGGCGGTGAAAGGGCACGACGCGGTGGCGCAAGCTGCTGATATTATTATCACGATGGTTCCGGATACGCCGCAGGTCGCCGAAGTCCTGTTCGGCGAGAAGGGGGTGGCGGAGGGGCTGTCGCCGGGTAAGCTGGTGATCGATATGAGCTCGATCTCGCCGATCAAGACCAAGGAATTTGCCAATGAAATCAATGTTCTCGGCTGCGACTACCTCGACGCGCCGGTGTCGGGCGGGGAGGTGGGCGCCAGGGCGGCGTCGCTGACCATCATGGTCGGCGGCGAGGAGAAGGCGTTCGAGCGGGCGCGGCAAGTCTTTGAAAAGATGGGTAAAAATATCACACTTGTCGGGCCGAACGGCGTCGGGCAGACCACCAAGGTCGCCAACCAGATCGTGGTGGCACTGACCATTGAAGCGGTGGCCGAAGCCCTTGTTTTTGCTTCGAAAGCAGGCGCCGACCCGGCAAAGGTCAGGCAGGCGCTGATGGGCGGGCTGGCCGCATCGCGCATTCTCGAAGTGCATGGCGAGCGCATGGTGAAGCGCACATTCGCGCCCGGCTTCCGCATCGAACTGCATCAGAAGGATCTGAACCTGGCACTGGAAGGCGCGAAAACGCTAGGGGTAGCATTGCCGAATACCTCGACCACCCAGCAATTGTTCAATTCCTGCGTGGCGAATGGCGGCGCCAAGGAGGATCATTCGGCGCTGGTGCGGGCTCTGGAGCGTCTCGCAGGGCATGAGGTGTGTGCATAA
- a CDS encoding VOC family protein: MIHTNPIRSIDHLVLPAASLDVARARLDALGFTVAPTGVHPFGTENACVYFADGTFLEPLAVGDAESADAAVSAGNVFIARDRLFRLSHGDEGFSALVFGSADAASDHADFRARGVSAGDMLSFSRDFVGPDGKSDTASFRLAFATAGHTGDAFFFTCERINVPEVDRSALQAHANGATRLVAVTATGSRPDEWRELIAPIAGVEVSAAEDAIRAANATVEVLDAPAFAERFDMAAPDGPFRLAAVTLGVRSLAAAEANLREAAILHHRIGDRLIIPPAPGQGAVFAFEENS; the protein is encoded by the coding sequence ATGATCCACACCAACCCAATCCGGTCGATCGACCATCTGGTCTTGCCTGCTGCGAGCCTCGACGTAGCGCGGGCGCGGCTCGACGCGCTCGGCTTTACCGTGGCGCCGACCGGCGTGCATCCATTCGGCACCGAAAACGCCTGCGTTTATTTCGCGGACGGCACGTTTCTCGAACCGTTGGCGGTCGGCGATGCGGAGAGTGCCGACGCGGCCGTGTCGGCCGGCAACGTCTTCATCGCACGCGATCGCCTGTTCCGGCTCAGCCATGGCGACGAGGGGTTTTCCGCGCTGGTGTTCGGCTCGGCTGATGCTGCATCCGACCATGCGGATTTCCGCGCGCGCGGCGTCTCGGCGGGCGACATGCTGTCCTTTTCGCGCGATTTCGTCGGTCCCGACGGCAAAAGCGACACCGCCTCCTTCAGGCTGGCCTTCGCCACGGCCGGCCATACCGGCGATGCATTCTTCTTCACCTGCGAGCGCATAAACGTGCCCGAAGTCGATCGCTCCGCGCTCCAGGCGCACGCAAATGGTGCTACCCGGCTTGTCGCGGTCACCGCGACGGGAAGCAGGCCTGACGAATGGCGTGAACTCATTGCGCCGATTGCAGGCGTGGAGGTCAGCGCCGCGGAAGACGCCATCCGCGCTGCGAATGCGACCGTCGAAGTGCTCGATGCGCCGGCCTTTGCCGAGCGTTTCGACATGGCGGCGCCGGACGGCCCGTTCCGCCTCGCGGCCGTCACCTTAGGCGTCCGCAGCCTGGCCGCCGCCGAGGCAAATCTGCGGGAAGCCGCCATCCTTCATCACCGTATCGGCGACCGCCTGATCATCCCGCCCGCGCCGGGGCAGGGCGCCGTCTTCGCTTTCGAGGAAAACTCATGA
- the kdsA gene encoding 3-deoxy-8-phosphooctulonate synthase — translation MNVPNWTVAAGNAVFANDKPLTLIAGPCQLESRDHAFEMAGALKEMAARLGIGLVYKTSYDKANRTSLSATRGAGLEAALPVFADLRKEFSLPVLTDVHSEEQCRIVAPYVDILQIPAFLSRQTDLLIAAAQTGKVINVKKGQFLAPWDMRNVVGKITGSGNANVLVTERGASFGYNTLVSDMRALPIMAEIGAPVIFDATHSVQQPGGQGGSSGGERRFVETLARAAVAVGVAGVFIETHQDPDNSTSSDGPNMVPLKDLPALVERLMSFDRIAKA, via the coding sequence ATGAACGTACCGAATTGGACAGTCGCCGCCGGCAACGCAGTCTTTGCCAATGACAAGCCGCTGACGCTGATCGCCGGCCCTTGCCAACTCGAATCGCGCGATCATGCGTTCGAAATGGCCGGCGCTCTGAAGGAGATGGCGGCAAGGCTCGGCATCGGCCTCGTCTACAAGACCAGCTACGACAAGGCCAACCGGACCTCGCTTTCGGCGACGCGCGGCGCAGGGCTGGAGGCGGCGCTGCCGGTCTTCGCCGATCTGCGCAAGGAATTCTCGCTTCCGGTGCTGACCGACGTGCATTCGGAAGAGCAGTGTCGCATCGTGGCGCCCTATGTCGACATATTGCAGATCCCGGCGTTCCTCTCGCGCCAGACCGATCTCCTTATCGCCGCCGCCCAGACCGGCAAGGTGATCAATGTGAAGAAGGGCCAGTTCCTGGCGCCCTGGGACATGAGGAATGTGGTCGGCAAGATCACCGGCTCCGGCAATGCCAATGTGCTGGTCACCGAGCGCGGCGCCTCCTTCGGCTACAACACGCTGGTTTCGGACATGCGCGCTTTGCCGATCATGGCCGAGATCGGCGCGCCCGTGATCTTCGACGCCACTCATTCGGTGCAGCAGCCGGGCGGGCAGGGCGGCTCGTCGGGCGGAGAGCGGCGTTTCGTCGAAACGCTGGCGCGTGCGGCGGTTGCCGTCGGGGTCGCCGGCGTGTTCATCGAGACGCATCAGGACCCGGACAATTCGACCTCCTCGGACGGGCCCAACATGGTGCCGCTCAAGGATCTTCCGGCTCTTGTGGAACGCCTGATGTCCTTCGACCGGATAGCCAAGGCCTGA
- a CDS encoding PRC-barrel domain-containing protein yields MTTPSGHTEAIAASRVIGTAVYNTAGQSIGTIEDVMLDKLSNNIMFAVIGFGGFLGIGEKYHAIPWAVLDYEENRGGYVVPFTREQLEAAPSYSIDELSSRDGKTTREAAFAYYKVDPYWY; encoded by the coding sequence ATGACGACTCCCAGCGGCCACACCGAGGCCATTGCCGCCTCGCGCGTCATCGGCACGGCAGTCTACAACACGGCCGGCCAAAGTATCGGAACGATCGAGGATGTGATGCTCGACAAGCTGTCGAACAACATCATGTTTGCCGTCATAGGTTTTGGCGGATTCCTTGGAATCGGCGAAAAATACCACGCAATTCCGTGGGCGGTCCTGGACTATGAGGAAAATCGCGGCGGCTATGTCGTGCCCTTTACCAGGGAACAGCTCGAAGCCGCGCCGTCCTATTCCATCGATGAATTGAGCAGCCGCGACGGCAAAACCACGCGCGAAGCGGCATTCGCCTATTACAAGGTCGATCCCTACTGGTACTGA
- a CDS encoding DUF1801 domain-containing protein → MENSMSGPIEVNGEASPSQLIDARIKELGDWRGETLARVRGLIKQADPEVVEEVKWRKPSNMLGVPVWEHDGIICTGETYKDKVKLTFAKGASLEDPSGLFNSSLEGNTRRAIDFYEGDKIDEEALKALIRAAVAKNISARTAARPVRSRK, encoded by the coding sequence ATGGAGAACAGCATGAGCGGCCCGATTGAAGTCAACGGCGAAGCCTCTCCTTCTCAGCTGATAGATGCGAGAATCAAGGAGCTGGGCGATTGGCGGGGCGAGACGCTTGCGCGGGTCCGAGGTCTCATAAAGCAGGCCGACCCCGAAGTGGTCGAAGAGGTGAAATGGAGAAAGCCGTCGAACATGTTGGGGGTTCCGGTGTGGGAGCACGACGGAATCATCTGCACCGGCGAGACATACAAGGACAAGGTGAAGCTGACCTTCGCCAAGGGCGCCTCGTTGGAGGACCCTTCGGGCCTCTTCAACTCCAGCCTGGAAGGCAACACCCGCCGCGCCATCGATTTCTATGAGGGCGACAAGATCGACGAGGAGGCGTTGAAGGCGCTCATTCGCGCCGCCGTGGCGAAGAACATTTCGGCGCGAACTGCCGCTCGCCCGGTCCGCTCTCGCAAATAA